The nucleotide window GAAAGCAGGCTTGCGACCAATAACGTCAGCTGCAGTACCCCAAAAGAAGGCTCCGACAATCAGTCCGACGTAGTAAGCCACTGAACTGAAGCTGATTCTAGTTATGTCGTCGAATTCGTTCATGATCGGGGGACGGACGGCGGTGATGCCTTGGGACCAGAAGTTATCGACCATCCAGCCGCAACcgttgacgacgaagagaatCCATTGAAACCTAGAAGAGGTCTCTGTTAGCACGGATGTGACTGCTCATATGGAACGTCAAATACTCACTTTCCAGTACCAATCTCGGAGAGATGGCGGGCAACAAGCTCAGACTTTAGCCGATACGACTCGTTGACAGCACTCCCGTAAAAGTCACGAACAGCACTGTCCTCAACAGGTTTGTGATCGCCGAGACGGTAGGAAGTCGCACTTGGAGCGTGTTGAAGCTTGGCTCCAGTGGCCTTCTCGGCGATATCTTCTGCGTTGTTTGAAGCCATAATGATCTTTTATTGAAAGAAATGAGCacgttgaagatgagaggTTGAGGACTGGGGGCATTAATTGGTGTCGACTCTTGTATTTATCATCCATGCGACAAGGAACAGGGTCGTGCTTTCCCCTTTTGTGGCGTGAGAGAGAGATAGACAGACAAGATAACTAATCGCTGTTCCGAGTCAATGCACACCCTGAACCCAACCGTAACCTTAGCATCCGCTAGACCAGCAGCAGGATCAGGCCAAGACAATGCGTATGCTACGCTATCTACCTATCTTATCGATTCGAACTCGTCCTGCTGACAACAAAACCCCCACTTTCCCCGGATTATACCTGTCGTTTGAAGTTTAAACCATGAGATTTGGGAGAAATGGGGTTAATCTCATCCGATAATTGGTGCCCGTTATCGCTGATCGAGACCTGGCTATGTATGGACATGGTTTGGTCCATTCATGAATCTCGGAGACATTGATACTATAGCGGGCTTCAGAGCCCAATAATGAGTGACCTGATACACATCAATGAGTCTGGGCCTGGACGAGACGAGGCGACAACGTTGTTTGGATGGCGAGTTTGACTAATCTCCTTCATACAACGCCAGCGCGTATGAGCTGGACAATTGGATATTTGGCACTCCGAAGCGACACGACTAACAGGTAGAATCTATGAAATCACATTTCAATCTGAGCTGATAATTGTTGCACATTGGCTAAACTTGAATGAAGAGTTTCTAACGCGTCATGTCTCGTCAACCTTGCTTGACATCTAAAGATAAGTGATACAGTATTTCAAAAAGGAGCTTTCATTAAAACACGAGATCAGACAGAAGGGATCTGCAGAAAGCCCCCAAAGTACGAATCAAGCCAGCTCGCCGCCGCCGCACCCTCCTCGACACTAGCATCCTTGATACGCCGGATGGCACCGACATAACCATCTGGCCTAACCACGAGGATTGAAACCTCTCCACTATCGACAGAGCCAAGCCACTTCTCTGTACACGAAGTTCGCTTGGTATCTAGATGCGCCGCGTCATCCAAATACACCGTCCACCTACTCTTGGAAAATGTGGGAGGTAAGTCTGAGAGCTCAAACTCATTCTTATCAGTAGAGGCTTTAAAGATTCAACGAGTTAGTTGCTGTGATATAATGGCGATGCTAAAGATGTTACTTACTGAGAAGCGCAAAGGTGATTAACTGGTTGACTGCTGTGTACCGTTCTGGCCGCACGTAAACATCATCGGCACGACTAGCACGAGGCTTCTGCTGGTAAGAAACCTGGGCTGACTTGCCAAGCTGGAACACGAATGagtttgatgttgagatAGACTCATCGAAGCCTTTGATGAAGCCACTCTCTTGACGACCTGTGAGATTCGGGGCGACTACATAGACTCGAAACTGGCCAAGAACTGGGACATCGAGCTGGACATCGACTGGGCAAGCGTCTATGTAGCGTGTAACCTTGGCTTGCGGGAGATTGCACCCAGGTTTAGCATCGCCACCTGGCGCGGCATCAAGAGGATTGTTCAGCTCATTGGGGCCGTACTCAACCCCCACTCCCGAGATGAAGCGTGTATTCTTGCGGAAATTCTCAGCGAGCCTCTTGGAGTCACCTCCAGCGATCTCATTGGCGTGTTCAAAGTCAAAGTTGATAAGATCCTCCGCGATCTTTTTCCGTTCCTGCTCGTACGATTGTAGAAGGATACCATCCTTGGCGAAACCACGTGCAGCAAGGTTGAGCTTCCAGCCCAAGTTCCAAGAGTCATGGACACTGGTATTCATTCCCTGTGCAGCTTTTGGACTGTGTGTGTGACTAGCATCTCCAGCTATGAATATCCGCTGAGTCGGGTCCAGGAACCGCGTTGCGAAGCGTTGGGATACTTGGTAGTTGCCAAACCACTCCACTGATGTCCAGTTGACAGTATATGGAGCCATGATAAGACGTGCTTGCTCCATGACAAACTCCTGACCGAGGCCTTTCGAAGTGACTGAACTCTTCATCTCGATGTAAAGTCGGGTCATGTTCCGCTCACGTGGAATAAGAAGGACTGATCCGTGTTCCTCAGAGAATATGACGGTCTTGCTCCAGATGTCAGGGAAGTCGGTGTCCAACTCTCCGTCCAAAACTCCCCAAACAGAATTGTGAGGAGTTCCTTGAGAGCCGGCACCAGGAATAGTGTTCCGCACTGCCGAGCGAGCTCCATCACAGCCAACCAGGTAACTTGCCGAAAAAGCTGTACGTGTTTCACCATCTTTGTCGCATTCGATCTCGAGATGATCCGGAGAGCTTGTTACTCCTCGAAAAATGTGACTTCGAGTGACCTCGACACCACTTTTCCGTAGGTCGTTGATAAACGTGCCCTCCATCATGCCTTGATGGCACAAAAGGATATAGGGGTGAAGCACATCTACCACTGAGGATGGATAGTGGACTTCACGTCCTGTACGGCGAAGTCCTTCGGTTGGCGAGCCCCGCCACATGCAGATGTCATGGACCTTGACTCCTGTTTGTACAAGATCATCGCCAATTCGCAGCATCTGCAATGTCTCAATGGTCTTTGGTTGGATACCATCAGCGCGACCTACGGTTGTCTGATCAGGCCTCTCATCGATGACCTTGACTGAGAGACCAAGCTTTGCCAACACAACACTGGAGAAATCATCAGCACAGGCTACAATGGGCGAACAGACATCGGGAAGCTCACCTCAACATGAGACCCGAAGGGCCAGCTCCAACAACGCAGACATCATGGACATCGCCATCGTGATATCCGTTGCCGTGACCATTTGCGCTTGTCGGAATGGCCATGTGGGGCAAGTGTTTGTAGTGTAATGGGGATGGATACTGTGCggagtgatgatggtgtttgaCAGTGTAACAATTGATCTCGTCAACACATTCACCTCTCGAATATATCAATCAAGCTGGTTCTTAACAGTAGACAACTCAAGACTTGTTGCGGCGTCTTCCGCCAAATGTCGTCTCATCCGTTGAGGGCAATGTAGCAACACCATCATTCGATCAATCGGGCTCTATCATGAGTAAGCTAGGGCCGAGTCCACCCCCACTCCCGAATCTCGACCGCCTTTGATCATCGTTATCTCGGCGATTCGGCTTAGCTCGACTAAGTCCACTGTTATATCGGCATAGACGCGGGGTTTGGCAAAGTATATCCAAGGATGGGGTCGTGCTGCAGATCACGAcccctccctctcttccGGGGACAGAAAACGACTCGTGTTATTATAGCGACAATAGGATTCCAGTGGCTTCTCGCAGGCTTCTCTGGCAAATTAGTACGATGGCGCCTGGCTCAATTGACCCtgagcctcagccttggcagtCAACGGTTGAGCGCaagaaacaacaacaacgtgACATTTTATCCAAGGCTTTGTTGGAATTTGAGAGTAACAAAGACTTAAAACACATCGATACCAACCAATTTGCCGATACAGCCCAAACTTTGAGCCTTATATCCGACGGGCAGCTGACATGCAAAATCGTTGTGCAAGTTTTAATCGGACGGTACGGGATTAAAATTCGTATAAGTGCGGTGCCATTAACTAGTTATCTCTATATAGGGCGatccaagttcatcaacagGTGTGTTGCTCTGAGTGTCAAATTGATAGACACCATTCTTCTGACCTCGATCAATTGAATATAGACCAACTGGTAAGATGCGCACTGCGAACCCAGTCAATTTGGACATCAAAAGCTAAAGGGACTCTAGTTTAACGGAAGTTGCTTTCGAAGATGCCTTGCGACAAGCcgaagagcttgatgcttATATGATTAACAACAAACAGCCAATGGGACCTCTGCATGGAGCAGTCGTTACTCTCAAGGACCAATTTAACATCAAAGGCTATGATAGCACTCTAGGCTATGTTGGGCGGTCCTTCATTCCAGCTACCAAGGACGCCGTACTGGTCAAGATGCTAAAGTCACTGGGAGCTATCGTTCTCGCAAAGTCAAACTTGCCGCAAAGTATCATGGTAAGGAACCCATCAACATCCAGGCTGAATACCGTGGCTTACTGCCATTTAGTGGTGTGAGACGGAGAACCCTCTCTGGGGCTTAACCACCAATCCCATGAATAAAAATTACACGCCAGGTGGCTCTACAGGCGGAGAGGCTGTCCTGATCTATTGCGGCGCTTCTATGCTTGGATGGGGCACGGATATTGGTGGAAGTATTCGTATTCCAAGCCATATGATGGGCATCTATGGATTGAAGCCGAGTGTGAGTTTTTCTCGATCTTGAAATCACTAATATCCCTCTGATTGAATACCAGAGCTCAAGACTGCCTTACCAAGGCGTCCCTGTTTCCACAGAAGGGCAGGAGCATGTCCCATCTTCAGTTGGTCCGATGGCACGAGACTTGGGTATGATCAAGCATGCCATGCACAGCCTCATCGAGTCAAAACCGTGGGAGTATGATGCACGCTGTGCTTCACTTCCATGGCGAGGCCATCTATACGAAGAAATGCACAGCCGCCCGCTTACTATCGGTGTTCTGATGGACGACGGAGTTGTTCGTCCGCATCCACCGATAACTCGAGTCTTGCAAGATGCAGTTGAAGCTTTGAGACTAGAGGGACATGAGATTGTGGAGTGGAACACTGAACTCCACGAGCAGTGTATTAGAACTATGGTGATGCTCCCGGTGTCGAATTCGCGATCTAGTTGACTGACTTTAGGATAGGACATGTTTTATACTGctgatggtggtgaagatATCCGCCAAGATATATCAAGGGCTGGAGAACCGTTCATCCCTCACGTCAAGCGGCTTGTCAATAAAGGTGAAGCAATTTCGGTGTACGAATATTGGAAGCTTAACAAGAAGAAGTGGGATCTTCAGCAAGGATATCTGGAGAAGTGGAACTCGATCCAGTCTGCCACTGGCAGAAAGGCTGACGTGATTCTCATGCCCGTCATGCCGCACACCGCTGTCAGACACGGCGGATGCGGTTGGGTTGGGTACACAAAGGTCTGGAATGTTCTTGACTATACCGCGATGGTCATCCCTGGCGGAACGATACAATCAGGGGATGTCGACTTACCGTTCTCGTACCCTGCTAGAGGACCTGAGGATGAATGGAACCAAGGGCTCTGGAACAAGGAGAAAGACGAGATGGCTGCGATGAATCTCCCAGTCGGACTGCAGATAATCGGACGGAAActtgaagaggagaaagtgCTTGGGGCTGCGGAGGTAATCGATCGCGTTTTGAAAAAGCTACTACAGCCATAATACTCTTAACATGGAATCGCTGTTTTTAGTTAGAACAGAGCACGCACTGAGGGCAGGAAGCGTATAGTTAGGTCGAGGGAACATGGCCTTTATATGCTATCTACAGCATTCAATCTCTTTCACATGTCTATACTCGCCTTCTCTAGTGCATTTGCCATATGCCTCCCGATTATATGCTTCTTCGGCGGCGAATCCTGACACTACGGAGGCTGACACCAGCGACTTCCCGAAGCATATTCCATCGCTCGCGTTTCTCTTCCCCCTGATAGACCCTCTTATCTACAAAGGTGTTGACTCTCGGCCACCCAGTATGAATCGTGGTATCAACCCAAGTTGAGCTTGGCCCCTCGATTGGTTCGTCTCCCCCTCCAAGAGAGCTCACAATAAGAGGCAAGTTTTCAGGAGGTAGAGATATCCCGTTTCTGAATCCCAGAGTCGACTTGAGAGGGTCAGGCTTGGGGCCAGAGACAGCAATTTCCCGTTGATTCTGGGCGGTGATGAAGTTAGCGGCTATATGCAGAGGCACCTGGACTGCTGTATCAGATAAGAATTTAGTAACATGATTACTGACGGATTTGAAGTTGAGCTCTTGGCTTAGCCCACTGTCTTCACCCGTGAGGGTGATGAGTACTGGCAGCTTCTCTAAGTCTGTTACACGAATGTTGAAGTTGTCTTCTAAAAGAATGATCGTTACTGTCTTGAACAGTGGCTGTAGGATCGAGAACTCTTGATCTCGAAAGTGGAGACCCCCAGATGAGAACCGTGGGGGAAGAGTCACGACCTCTTGTTGGTATGTCGCTACTCGGTCGCAGATCTACCGATGCAGGTCGTTTACATGCGTGAACAGTGATACTGCAGGCATATCGGGAGGGGGTCTGCAAGGGTAAACTAGCTTTGCAATGAACTGGTGGTACTCGACATCATTCCGGTATGGTCGATACCATTTGTGGTAGAGCCAATTATGCAATGCGCAGTGGAGTAGGAAACGACCCTTGGCGCCGGGCACAATATACATCGGCAGGGTCTTGTTGCAACAATCCTCCAATTGATCTGGCGATTTATCCTCGACCTTTCTCTAGTCACTTCGAGACCAGGCGTCAGGGTGCTATGGGCAGGGTTGAACGATTCTTGTGGCGGACAGCATATAAAGATCTCTTCGATGGTATGATTCTAGTTGACTACGGATCTCAGAGAAGATTTCGTCTCGGGGTAGCGGGGCCCTTTTCAAGACGCTTGAACAGACATACATTCTGTCCCTTAAGGTATCTTACCTCAATAGACGATCTGGCTGCAGGGGGGTGCTAGCTAATGTGAAATTAATGAGAATGATGTATGAGGGTGTGAGTAATTCAGCAACTGAGTTTTAGGTAGACAGAAGCGGGATTTATATAGCGAATAGTGCAAGAAATTAGAGTGTCGCTTTCAAATTCAACTTTGACTAACTTTCGAAGCGTGAGTCAGGCTTTGAGCCTTGCCTTGAAACTCAAACCCTTGGAACCCAATGAGTCGCCAATTGCAAACAGCAAAGTTTTAGCACAttttttgcctttgcctgTAGAACTACTTCCTTCAGGTCACGGTTGCATATGGCATCCCTTGCTCAGAACGACTGATGATTGAGGGTAAGAATTAAAGGTAGCTATCAATCAGCTCCAGGCTCTCTTAATCAATTAATAAGTCCCTCAATACACCAAATTTACAGACTTTCCATTCCAACGCTGGAAATCCCCTTGTATAAGCTCTTCGAACATCCATCTTGCCAGGTCCATCCTGCTGATAGTGTATCCAACTTTGATACCGGCTTCTTGCTCGTCACTCTTCCTcagaacatcatcttcccaaATCCACCCTGTATGCACCTTTGCCGTCCCTTTCATCTCCCCATCTGTCAGCAATGGCGGTCGAAGCATGATATATCCACCAAGACATGACTGTTTCTGCGTGGCGGCCTCACGAGTAACACGCTCAAGAGCTGCAGTGTCTGCCTGCGCCTCTTTCAGCAACCACCAGTAAAGTGGGATGAGACTGAGTGGTTGATCACGACGAGAACCATGTCcggttgatgagattggaGCGTAGATGGGTGAGTTCGAGATACTGTTCGTAGAAACAAGATCTTTTAAAGCCTGTATTACCGCGGCAGCGGAGTCGCCAGTGACAGTGGCATCATCCATAGCAATTGGGTGAAACAGATTGAATCGGAGTTTCCAAGTGCTTGTGATGCCACTGAAGATGATCTCTGGgtcgttgagaagaagactgcGGACTGTGGACACGTCACGAGATGATCCCGTGACAACGATGAGTTGTGACTGTTGGATCTCTTCAGACACGCCGAGATCCAAGAGAGTCTTTTTCAGTTTCAACTCATCTCGAACAACTATGGAGGACGAATTAGCTTGGCTGCTAAGATTAGGGACACGTTGAACTCACGAGCAGCTGCTTTATGACCATCAAGCAATGTCCAAGCTAGCACATGCCGCAAAGTAGCGCCGCACGCTCCGATGAATGCCGCTTTGACCGCCATGATATAGTGTAGGCTTGAGTATGTAATGTGATAAAAAATATGTCGTATCAATTGTATACCGCATATCTAGGCTAGCAATGCTGGTGTTTTATATTTTGCAATTATTAGTATGCTCATCAGTTCATTTTGCGGACTTGTTGCGGAGTCGGGATCGGGACAACTACAGAATGAAAAGTGGCTTGCCAAGTCCGCCTATTTTCGCCGGCCCCATTTCACATCGTGAATCCGCGGAAGCCGAGTTGTCTACCGAAGCTCACTGAAAATGATATTCTACAAAGACAAGCATTTCAATCTGATGTGTGATTTTATCTTAGCTGCCACAGCAGAGACATGCCGAGGATCATAAATAACAGTAGCTAAAAAATCATGACTGGTAAAACTTATTGCTCAACTTGACTTCCTACAAGTATATGATTACCCAACAGATTGTGACTTTATTGCTTCTACGTGGACTCTTGaaacttcttcatcacctcCTCGTGACTTGCTGGCATAAGAGCGCCTTCAGGTGCAGgattcttgctcttgaagtAATCGCTTATCTGGTAAATGTCAGCAGTATGAACTTGTTTAAACGCAATTAGAGTTGGTGGTAAGCTGTAACTGACCTCTCCCATCGTGACCCACTCGACACCTTCATGCTTGTTGATGTGCTCAATGATGCGTTCGTGCATCAGGAGAACGTGAGGTCTACCCGACACATCGGGGTGGATAGTCATTGGGAAGATAAATTCGTCTGCAGAGTATCAGTAAACCGAAAGATTCACTCCATCAAGCTTTGTGGCTTGCTTACCATATTCCCGGTAGAAGTAATCGAAGTGATCTTTCCAAATGTCTTCGACATCTCTACATATCGTGTTAGTTTAAGCAAACACTTTGCTTCTGGAAAGACTTGCCTCGGGTTGACCCATCCATGTGAGTTTGGAGAGTTCTTGATAAACATCATAGGCGGTAAATCATCTATATACCAAGAGCCAGGTATTTCGACCATGCCCGTCTCTTTTCCCTTTGTCAGTGGCTTCATCCactcctcagccttcttggtgtAATCAATCTTGGTCCATGAGTCGCCTGTCCGCAGCCAATATGCTTGGCAGTCGTGATGAGACATTGAGTGGTCATACTCGATTCCGTAGCTGAGCATCAACTCGGTCCCTTCTTCGCTTGTCTCCCACCAAGGCGCCACGCTCCCCTTGGGCGGCTTTCCGCAGAAGTCGGTGAGTAACTTCCATGTCTTGTGCAGAACGTCTTTCTGCTGCTCAAAGGTCATGTCCACGGGGTTTTCGTGGCTGTAACCATGTAGCTACGTCGCTTAGTGGAATGCCGATTATCGATGCGATACTTGACTTACACCAATCTCATGTCCAGCATCTCGGACCATAGCACACTCTTCTGGAAATGTTTCCAGGCTGTGTCCAGGGATGAACCATGAGGCCTTGATGTTGTACTTTTCAAATAGCTTCAACAAGCGTCGGGTACCGATTGTTCCCGCCCAAAGACCTGTTCTCCAGAGGATTAGCCGTGAAAACGTCAAGTGCATTGTTTTGCCGACCTCTGCTGATGTCGCTTGTGCTGTCTTCGCCTCCGTATGACCCCAGCCAACCGGCCACGGCATCGATATCCACCCCGTAGCTAGGTGTATCCTGGTTAGTAAAATGTTCATTAGTTAAGTGCAATCCTTACCAGACCaaaaccttcttcttgcccattTTTCGACTGAGTCTCTGAAAAATAAATGTGATATATCTCGGAAATGCACTGTTTACGTCAACTTTCACGACTCGGTCAGGTCCAATGCCATATAACTTGAGCTCAGAGATAACTCCCAAAATGCGGGGGTTCTTGTGTTACAGCACCGTAGAAATGGGATATACCCCCCACTTACCCCCTGATCCGTATCAGATTAGTTCCGGTTGGCGGTATCAGGCGTTATCACAAGTGGAGTCTGTGAAAGCGAACCGTTGTAACCCCCCACCCCCATTCTTGAACTCAGTTTCTGGTACGAGACTGCGAGTCGAATCGGATAGCAGTCTGTCGCATGATGGCCCACCAGACTTTAGAACTCTATTGTAAGAAGACACCCAGTCTCGTGATTCACCTCAAAGGCAATCTGACATGTATGTGAGTTTTTCCACTAAACAACACAGGCGTTGAATTGTTACAGCTTCTTACACATTGCGATACTTCTCATCTCTAccaattatatctttaaccTTGTTCAAAATGTCAAAGGTCAGTTGCTTAGTACCGATATTCTTGCCATATCATAAACTCACATTGCCTCACAGTTCTCACTAGCTGGCCGCCTAGCCGTCGTGACTGGGGGAGGTCGAGGATGCGGTTTCGCGTTTGCCCAGGGGTTAGCCGAAGCGGGTGCCGACGTTGCCATATTCGACGTGATTGAACCCTCTGCTCCTGAAGTTGAACAGCTGATTTCCAGCTATGGGGTCCAGATCAGGTCTTATATTGTGGATGTAACCAAGTTGTCGAGTCTAAAAGAAGGCTTCACCGCTGTGGCTTCAGATTTCAACAATAGGCTAGACATCCTGGTAGCATGCGCAGGGGTCAACAAGAACGTCCATTTCCTCGAcaccgaagaggaagacttCGATAAGTTATTTGCCGTCAACGCTAAAGGTGTTTACTTCTCTGCAAAGCTGGCAGCTCAAGCTATGATCGGAAACAAGACCAAATGCGGCAGTATTATCCTCGTGGCCAGCATTGCTTCGCATATGGCTATTCGATCTCAGAGGTCGACAGCCTACTGCGGCACCAAAGGTGCGGTGAGAGCAATGGTCGCACCAATTGCCGCGGAGCTTCAAGAGCATGGGATCCGAGTCAACTCAATCAGCCCCGGCTACGTCAAAACGGCGATGACAGCGCCATTCCCGGATTTGATTGAGGGATGGAAGGACGAGATCATGAACCGTCGCGTTGCGGAACCTGACGATATCAAGGGGGCTTGTGTCTTCCTGGCTAGTGATGCCAGCGCGTAAGTCATTGCCACCGCTTATTgaacttttaattatacatACTGACCAATCACCAGCTATTGCACGGGCTCTGACATTCTTGTCGATGGGGGTGTCACAAAGTGGTAATGTCATTAATTATCCCTACCTCTCTTAACCTGGAAAGTTAAAAGCcaataaatataaaactctGTTATTATTAGCCAGCACTTGAGCGTTTGAGGCATGTAGTTCGTGGCGCACTGCAGTCACTGTTTTGGCAGTTCTAGGCCAGTCCTCTGATGTGAGTTCCGATGTTGCCGTCTGTCAAACTCTATAAACCTTGCATACACAACATTACCTGAGGAGTTCGCAAAGCTGGTACGCCGGTTCAGCGACTGAATTGTAGTatgttaatataataagggtTAAAATGTCTTAGAAGTATTTTTAACAGATAGTTGTTGTAAATgctctttttatattaacttatatgaACTCGCGATCTTGTTGCATTTGTCGAAACATTATAAGAAGTGGTCAGTTCTTAGCTTAGTTTACGCGCCAGGTTTTAGACATTGCAAGCATATGCCTGCCTTGACAGGGACACAGATTAGTCTTGAATGAGCTATAAAGTTTGAGTTCAGGTAATGGATAAACACGAGTTTGAGATAATTTACTCTAGTCGAGAGAAAAGGTTTAGTCTCAGGATCGCATGACATGTACAAGTAATCCATTGCTCAAAGAATTGTAAACAATAAGACTCATGCTATTAGTATTTAACTAGTAGACTCGCCATGCAATCACCTTCctgtcctcatcatcacgaaCTCTCTCTATACTCTCCCATCAATCCTTAAATTATCACGCATTATGCGAACTGTTGCAATACTCGCTCTCTTTGCCCCACTGGCGAAGTGTACCATATGGAACATCACAGGATCATGTGCCAACAGCGATATCGGCCTTGTTTGCGTCATTACGAAGAGCGTAGCTAACCCAGCTACAATTTGCAACGGGAAGGCTGGGGCGTATGCAGGAGATGGAATCAATGGCATGACGAGCTGTACTGGACTTGGTTCCCCCTGCACTTATGTTTGGCGATGCTAGTCGTTGCTTTTCAGCATCAAATTGGTCGGTCTTGAGTTACATATGTTGCTTCATATACTAACTATTCATaggatggcgatgatacAGGATTCATGGGACTGAGCCCCAGTATGTAATCAGCTGAGGGGCTTGGCCTGCTCGCCGCTCGGCCAAAAGCAACATCAGTTTCGATTGTACTTCTGTATATACCCATCAATCAGAATCAAACCACTTGTTTCTTGCCCTATCCCCGCGCCATAAAGCTTCCCACAATCACACAAAGTATCTCCAACGTGGATCTTGTTCACCATGGGTGATTTCTGAAGTAGCAATATCCTCAGCCTTTAGTTCAACACCTTGTGCCTCGTTCTTGGCACGGTTCTGCTTTCTCATCCAGAATCCCAAACCCAATGTGAAAACAATGCAGGTGACATTGCAAGCTGCTGTGCCAATCAGGGTTGGTGCATAGCGAGGTGCGTAAGTTGTTCTGAAGGTCCCAGCAGATAGAATGCCACCGAGATTACCGAGACCTACGAGCAGACCAGTCGTAGCAGCTCGTGAGTTCTCGCTgagattgttgttgttgtgccAGCTGTGAACTAGACAACTCGGAATATATGCCCCAGCACACAGCATAAAACAGGCGAAGTAGGCTACTCCAATGTGCGCTTCCGCATCGATGGTGGCGAGAATCAGTAAGCCAACGAGGCTTGTAGAAAGACTGCCAACGATATGCAGTGTTCTTTCTCTGCGGCGATCGGAGCTCCAGGTAACCGCGAGAAGAACTAGGAATCCTGCAACGTTAGGGGGCACAGTCAAAAGGTTTGTGATTACTGTGTTATATCCCAAACGACGGATAATAAGCGGCAGGAAGTTGGAGGTAGTGGAGAAAGCGACGGGGTATGTCAGGCTGATGACACACCATACGGCAAATTTCCAGCTGTTCCAGCTCTTGAAGCATTCTTTGAGGTTGAACTCCTCGCCAATAACCCCGCTTCCATCGCGCAGGGCTCTTTGTCTTGCAAcgtgcttctcttcttctgacaGAAACCAGGCACTTTGAGGGTCGGCGGGAAGCCACCAAAAGGCGAGAATTCCCAAAATCACAGTCATTGTACCTGCAACCCTCTGGTCAACATGATATATTCCAGATTTTGTTTTTTGGCCTTCGCTCACCTTCGATTATGAATAACCACATCCAACCATGAACGTGAGAGACCTTGATCTGGAAGACGCCAAACGAGATCAGACCCGAGAAAGCGCTAGCAAGCAGCGCACTACCAAAGAATATCGCAATTCGAAAGCCAAGCTCGCCACGCTGGTAAAATAGAGTCAGATAAAAGACAGCACCAGCAAAGAAACCGGCTTCAAAAGCACTGTGGGCTGTCAGGGCA belongs to Fusarium musae strain F31 chromosome 9, whole genome shotgun sequence and includes:
- a CDS encoding hypothetical protein (EggNog:ENOG41), giving the protein MAVKAAFIGACGATLRHVLAWTLLDGHKAAALVRDELKLKKTLLDLGVSEEIQQSQLIVVTGSSRDVSTVRSLLLNDPEIIFSGITSTWKLRFNLFHPIAMDDATVTGDSAAAVIQALKDLVSTNSISNSPIYAPISSTGHGSRRDQPLSLIPLYWWLLKEAQADTAALERVTREAATQKQSCLGGYIMLRPPLLTDGEMKGTAKVHTGWIWEDDVLRKSDEQEAGIKVGYTISRMDLARWMFEELIQGDFQRWNGKSVNLVY
- a CDS encoding hypothetical protein (CAZy:CE4), with product MGKKKVLVWIHLATGWISMPWPVGWGHTEAKTAQATSAEVGKTMHLTFSRLILWRTGLWAGTIGTRRLLKLFEKYNIKASWFIPGHSLETFPEECAMVRDAGHEIGLHGYSHENPVDMTFEQQKDVLHKTWKLLTDFCGKPPKGSVAPWWETSEEGTELMLSYGIEYDHSMSHHDCQAYWLRTGDSWTKIDYTKKAEEWMKPLTKGKETGMVEIPGSWYIDDLPPMMFIKNSPNSHGWVNPRQVFPEAKDVEDIWKDHFDYFYREYDEFIFPMTIHPDVSGRPHVLLMHERIIEHINKHEGVEWVTMGEISDYFKSKNPAPEGALMPASHEEVMKKFQEST
- a CDS encoding hypothetical protein (EggNog:ENOG41) codes for the protein MSKFSLAGRLAVVTGGGRGCGFAFAQGLAEAGADVAIFDVIEPSAPEVEQLISSYGVQIRSYIVDVTKLSSLKEGFTAVASDFNNRLDILVACAGVNKNVHFLDTEEEDFDKLFAVNAKGVYFSAKLAAQAMIGNKTKCGSIILVASIASHMAIRSQRSTAYCGTKGAVRAMVAPIAAELQEHGIRVNSISPGYVKTAMTAPFPDLIEGWKDEIMNRRVAEPDDIKGACVFLASDASAYCTGSDILVDGGVTKW
- a CDS encoding hypothetical protein (EggNog:ENOG41); this translates as MASDDKHHESLAFDQEIGSQIVVDAAAKRSYLRKMDAWLLSYLSVMYFFNAVDRSNLGNAETDGMSKDLNFKGEEFSLLILLFYVPNGLCDLPLNLLLKRFSGRIMLPSLMVGWGSMALLQAACKNFAGMLAIRLLLGAFEAGFFAGAVFYLTLFYQRGELGFRIAIFFGSALLASAFSGLISFGVFQIKVSHVHGTMTVILGILAFWWLPADPQSAWFLSEEEKHVARQRALRDGSGVIGEEFNLKECFKSWNSWKFAVWCVISLTYPVAFSTTSNFLPLIIRRLGYNTVITNLLTVPPNVAGFLVLLAVTWSSDRRRERTLHIVGSLSTSLVGLLILATIDAEAHIGVAYFACFMLCAGAYIPSCLVHSWHNNNNLSENSRAATTGLLVGLGNLGGILSAGTFRTTYAPRYAPTLIGTAACNVTCIVFTLGLGFWMRKQNRAKNEAQGVELKAEDIATSEITHGEQDPRWRYFV